From a single Xiphophorus maculatus strain JP 163 A chromosome 5, X_maculatus-5.0-male, whole genome shotgun sequence genomic region:
- the LOC111608585 gene encoding histone H2B 1/2-like has translation MPEPAKSAPKKGSKKAVTKTAGKGGKKKRRTRKESYAIYVYKVLKQVHPDTGISSKAMSIMNSFVNDIFERIASEASRLAHYNKRSTISSREIQTAVRLLLPGELAKHAVSEGTKAVTKYTSSK, from the coding sequence ATGCCCGAACCCGCCAAGTCTGCGCCCAAGAAGGGCTCCAAGAAAGCGGTCACCAAAACCGCCGGCAAAGGAGgcaagaagaagagaaggaccaggaaggagaGCTACGCCATCTACGTGTACAAGGTGCTGAAGCAGGTCCATCCCGACACCGGCATCTCCTCCAAGGCCATGAGCATCATGAACTCCTTCGTCAACGACATCTTTGAGCGCATCGCCTCCGAGGCTTCCCGTCTGGCTCACTACAACAAGCGCTCCACCATCAGCTCCAGGGAGATCCAGACCGCCGTGCGCCTCCTGCTGCCCGGTGAGCTGGCCAAGCACGCCGTGTCCGAGGGAACCAAGGCGGTCACCAAGTACACCAGCTCCAAgtaa
- the LOC111608586 gene encoding histone H3-like — translation MARTKQTARKSTGGKAPRKQLATKAARKSAPATGGVKKPHRYRPGTVALREIRRYQKSTELLIRKLPFQRLVREIAQDFKTDLRFQSSAVMALQEASEAYLVGLFEDTNLVTMSGRGKGGKGLGKGGAKRHRKVLRDNIQGITKPAIRRLARRGGVKRISGLIYEETRGVLKVFLENVIRDAVTYTEHAKRKTVTAMDVVYALKRQGRTLYGFGG, via the exons ATGGCGAGAACCAAGCAGACCGCCCGTAAATCTACCGGAGGCAAAGCTCCCAGGAAGCAGCTGGCCACCAAGGCGGCCCGGAAGAGCGCCCCGGCTACCGGCGGCGTCAAGAAGCCTCACCGCTACAGGCCCGGTACCGTGGCTCTGCGGGAGATCCGTCGCTACCAGAAGTCCACGGAGCTGCTGATCCGCAAGCTGCCCTTCCAGCGCCTGGTCCGAGAGATCGCTCAGGACTTCAAGACCGACCTGCGCTTCCAGAGCTCCGCCGTCATGGCTCTGCAGGAGGCCAGCGAGGCCTACCTGGTGGGTCTGTTCGAGGACACCAACCT TGTCACGATGAGCGGACGAGGCAAAGGAGGAAAAGGTTTGGGCAAAGGAGGCGCCAAGCGCCACCGTAAAGTCCTCCGCGATAACATCCAGGGAATCACCAAGCCGGCAATCCGCCGTCTGGCTCGCCGCGGGGGAGTCAAGCGAATCTCCGGCCTCATCTACGAGGAGACCCGCGGGGTGCTGAAGGTGTTCCTGGAGAACGTGATCCGTGACGCCGTTACGTACACCGAGCACGCAAAGAGGAAGACCGTCACCGCCATGGATGTGGTGTACGCTCTGAAGAGGCAGGGCCGCACTCTGTACGGCTTCGGAGGTTAA
- the LOC111608583 gene encoding histone H2A, producing MSGRGKTGGKARAKAKTRSSRAGLQFPVGRVHRLLRKGNYAERVGAGAPVYLAAVLEYLTAEILELAGNAARDNKKTRIIPRHLQLAVRNDEELNKLLGGVTIAQGGVLPNIQAVLLPKKTEKAAKAK from the coding sequence ATGAGCGGAAGAGGCAAGACCGGAGGAAAGGCCAGAGCCAAGGCCAAGACTCGCTCCTCCCGCGCAGGACTGCAGTTCCCCGTGGGCCGTGTCCACAGGCTGCTGCGCAAAGGCAACTACGCGGAGCGTGTTGGTGCCGGAGCCCCCGTCTACCTGGCGGCCGTCCTGGAGTATCTGACCGCTGAGATCCTGGAGCTGGCTGGAAACGCTGCCCGCGACAACAAGAAGACCCGCATCATCCCCCGTCACCTGCAGCTGGCCGTCCGCAACGACGAGGAGCTCAACAAGCTGCTGGGTGGAGTCACCATCGCTCAGGGTGGAGTGCTGCCCAACATCCAGGCGGTGCTGCTGCCCAAGAAGACCGAGAAGGCCGCCAAGGCCAAGTAG